The segment GTTTTGAAACCGCATAATAACAACATTTTTCATCAAATAACTAGAGATAAGTTTTTTAAAAGACGGCTTAAAAACTGTTTCGGTAAAAAGTGTTTTGGTAAATTTCAGTTTTGTGGTATGATTTGATTATCGTAAATTTTATGAAAAGGAGAAGAAAATGCAAGTTTATGGAATCGATGCAATCGTTCGGATCGTCAGCCACCTCGCATTTATTTATCTCGCTTTTTGGTCCTTGCGTTCATTAAGGATAGAAACATTTTTCAAACCGTTACATACGCCGCAAATACGGATGGTGATCATACTCCTTGCTATTGCATTAGGATATGGAACAAGTTCCTTCTTTTTAGAAATAATGGCACTTGTCAGAAATTTCGTTTTGTCGGTAGGTTAGGCGGATAAAAAAAGTACTTTTCATCAATGATTGTGGTATAATAAAAAAGATTTTGAGTGAAATAATTCGCTCAGAGTATATTCTGGAGGGAATTTTAATGGAAGAGATTATCGTTCAAGGTGGTAATCAATTACAAGGAACTGTGAAAATTGAAGGCGCAAAGAACGCCGTTTTACCTATCTTAGCTGCAACGTTGTTAGCGGAAG is part of the Enterococcus mediterraneensis genome and harbors:
- a CDS encoding DUF1146 family protein, which encodes MQVYGIDAIVRIVSHLAFIYLAFWSLRSLRIETFFKPLHTPQIRMVIILLAIALGYGTSSFFLEIMALVRNFVLSVG